From Apium graveolens cultivar Ventura chromosome 9, ASM990537v1, whole genome shotgun sequence, the proteins below share one genomic window:
- the LOC141683550 gene encoding putative beta-1,3-galactosyltransferase 2, which produces MSWKNKAVESNSRNAVMSRKLSFILCIACFCVGMLFTDRMWAVPEAKGISRSTRIEDEKLKLVAEGCNPRVDKAEETSGEISKAQHTIQSLDKTISNLEMELAAARAVQDSILTGIPVSGDLSVTESTKRRKYLMVIGINTAFSSRKRRDSVRATWMQQGEKLKKLEEEKGIIMRFVIGHSATSGGILDRAIEAEEQKHGDFLRLDHVEGYLELSTKTKIYFATAVALWDADFYVKVDDDVHVNIATLGATLARHRSKSHVYMGCMKSGPVLAQKGVRYHEPEYWKFGEEGNKYFRHATGQLYAISKDLATYISINQHMLHKYANEDVSLGSWFIGLDVEHIDDRRLCCGTPPDCEWKAQAGNICVASFDWSCSGICRSSDRIKEVHRRCGEGENALWSAVF; this is translated from the exons ATGTCTTGGAAAAACAAAGCAGTGGAGTCTAATTCAAGAAATGCTGTTATGTCCCGGAAATTGAGTTTCATTCTATGTATTGCTTGTTTTTGTGTTGGAATGCTCTTCACCGACAG AATGTGGGCAGTGCCAGAAGCTAAAGGGATATCAAGATCAACTAGGATTGAAGATGAAAAGCTAAAGTTAGTTGCAGAGGGTTGCAATCCAAGAGTT GACAAGGCTGAGGAAACTTCTGGAGAAATTTCAAAAGCACAGCACACTATACA GTCGCTGGATAAAACAATATCTAATCTGGAAATGGAATTAGCTGCAGCAAGGGCCGTGCAAGATTCTATACTCACTGGTATACCTGTATCTGGCGACTTGAGTGTAACTGAATCAACAAAGAGAAGAAAATATTTAATGGTGATTGGAATTAACACTGCCTTTAGCAGCCGAAAGAGAAGAGACTCTGTTCGTGCAACATGGATGCAACAGG GTGAAAAACTGAAGAAGCTCGAAGAAGAGAAAGGCATTATAATGAGATTTGTGATAGGCCACAG TGCTACATCAGGTGGTATACTCGATAGAGCTATCGAAGCAGAAGAGCAGAAACATGGAGATTTCTTGAGGCTG GACCATGTTGAGGGATACCTTGAACTGTCAACCAAGACAAAGATATATTTTGCCACCGCGGTGGCTTTGTGGGATGCGGATTTCTATGTGAAGGTTGACGATGACGTACATGTAAACATAG CAACACTTGGAGCAACTCTAGCCAGGCATCGATCAAAGTCCCACGTGTACATGGGATGCATGAAATCTGGTCCTGTCCTTGCCCAAAA GGGAGTGAGGTATCATGAACCTGAGTACTGGAAATTTGGCGAGGAGGGAAACAAGTATTTCCGTCACGCAACAGGGCAACTATATGCTATTTCAAAAGATTTAGCTACTTACATATCCATAAATCA GCACATGCTACATAAGTATGCCAATGAGGATGTCTCACTGGGGTCATGGTTTATTGGACTGGATGTGGAACATATAGATGATCGGAGATTATGCTGTGGGACGCCACCAG ATTGTGAGTGGAAGGCCCAGGCTGGAAACATATGCGTTGCTTCTTTCGACTGGAGCTGTAGTGGAATATGCAGGTCATCTGATAGGATCAAGGAGGTTCACAGACGATGTGGTGAAGGTGAAAATGCTCTGTGGAGTGCAGTCTTCTGA
- the LOC141683552 gene encoding CASP-like protein 2D1 encodes MMRFVSENVPALKLIDSCLRLLVIPLSLASICLAVNNHQDNNIYGKLEFSNFKGFKYLICVNAFSAGYALVAAVCAWIRVLANKAWLFFISDQVIAYLLITSVSAVAETTYLLYNGARDVSWSEACFSYEKFCNKLILILGVNALAFLFFLMLALISAYRVFSLYDPPCMPSKEVEEEST; translated from the exons ATGATGAGGTTTGTTAGTGAGAATGTACCTGCCCTCAAGTTAATTGATTCTTGTCTTAGGTTGTTAGTCATTCCTCTGAGTTTGGCTTCCATTTGTTTGGCTGTAAACAATCACCAAGACAACAACATTTATGGGAAGCTCGAGTTCAGCAATTTTAAGGGATTCAA ATACTTAATCTGTGTTAATGCTTTCTCTGCTGGATATGCTCTTGTCGCAGCTGTTTGTGCTTGGATCAGAGTCTTAGCTAACAAAGCCTGGCTCTTCTTCATATCTGATCAG GTGATAGCTTACTTGTTGATCACATCCGTTAGTGCAGTGGCAGAAACGACATACTTGTTATACAATGGTGCTAGAGATGTGTCATGGAGTGAAGCCTGTTTCTCTTATGAAAAATTCTGCAACAAACTCATTCTCATTTTGGGTGTCAATGCACTTGCCTTCTTATTTTTTCTGATGTTAGCTCTCATCTCAGCTTACAGAGTTTTCAGCTTATATGACCCACCTTGTATGCCTTCTAAAGAGGTTGAAGAAGAGAGCACTTAA